The window GTTTTAGGAGTAGCAAGAGTAGCAGGAATAATGGGAATGAAAAAAACTAGTGAAATAATTCCAATGTGTCATCCAATTTTTATAAGTGGGTGTGAAATAAATTTTGAAATAAAAGAAGAAGAGTGTGAAATTCATATTTATTCTACAGCTAAAACAATTGGAGAAACAGGTGTGGAAATGGAAGCTCTAACAGGAGTAAATATAGCTGCCCTTACAATTTATGATATGTGTAAAAGTGTAGATAAAAGAATGATTATCTCAGATATCCATCTTTTAAATAAATCTGGTGGAAAAAGTGGAGATTTTAAGTTTTAGAAAAATAAGCTAGAAAATTTTCTAGCTTATTTTTTTATAAATTATACAATTTTATTTTTCTATATAAAGTGGCAATTCCAATATCAAGTATTTCGGCTATTTTTTCTTTATCTTTAGAAGAAGAACCGTATTTAATTAAAAGATTTTGAATAGTTTCTTTTTCAATTTCTGCTAATGTTTTATCTTCAACAATATTTAATGTTTTAAAAAGTTTATTAGGAAGATGCTTTAAAAGAATTTCGTCATCTTTTTCCTCTATAACATTAACTATATATTCTGTAACATTTTTTAATTCTCTAATGTTTCCTGGCCAATTATAAGATTGAAAAAATTCCATAACTTCATCAGAAATTTTAATATTACTTCTATTAAAAAGTTTAGAATATTTTCTTATAAAATATTTAGATAACTCTTCAATATCTTTTTTTCTATTTCTTAGGGGAGGAATATCTATAGGAAAAACATTTAATCTATAATATAAATCTTCTCTAAATTTATTTTCTTTTACTAATTCTTCAGGGTCTTTATTAGTTGCAGCTATAACTCTAATATCTATTTCTTTAGAATTATTAGAACCAATAGGACAGATAATTTTTTCTTGTAAAACTCTTAAAAGTTTAACTTGAAGAGAAAGAGGCATATCTCCTATTTCATCTAAAAATATTGTTCCTCCATTTGCTTGTTCAAAAAATCCAATTTTTCCGTTTGGATTAGCTCCAGTAAAAGCTCCCTTTACATATCCAAAAAATTCACTTTCAATCAAAGATTCAGGAATAGCTCCACAATTCACAGCTATAAATGGTTTTTCATTTCTATCACTATTAGAATGAATTAATCTTGCCACAACTTCTTTTCCAGTTCCACTTTCTCCTGTGATAAATACAGTAGAAGTTGTTTTTGCTACTTTATAAATTTTAGAATAAATTAAACTCATTTCAGGTGAAGAAAAAATAAAATTTTTAGAAAGATTAGTGTTTATTTGTTGAAGATAATTTCTAAATTTATCAGATTCTTGAAATATATAAAGAGTTTTAAAGTTATCTACATTATTATTTATCTCAATAATATCTCCAATTACTTCATGAGTATTATTATTGTATTCTAAAGAAAATTCTTTTTTATCAGACATTTGAGTTTCATTATTTATTTTTATTCTTAAATTAGAATCAATATTTTTTAAAAGAGTAAGTCCACTTTTATTTATCATTTCTATTTTTTTATCTTCATTTGTGATAATGATAGAATCAGGAATTCTATCTATAATATTAAGAAGCAACTCATTATTACTTTTAGCTATAATTTTTTCATTTTCTTGATGTAATCTAGA of the Fusobacterium sp. FSA-380-WT-3A genome contains:
- the moaC gene encoding cyclic pyranopterin monophosphate synthase MoaC; translation: MDFTHFNKDGKAYMVDVSEKNKTKREATAFGKVKVSKEIISKLVNNQMKKGEVLGVARVAGIMGMKKTSEIIPMCHPIFISGCEINFEIKEEECEIHIYSTAKTIGETGVEMEALTGVNIAALTIYDMCKSVDKRMIISDIHLLNKSGGKSGDFKF
- a CDS encoding sigma-54-dependent Fis family transcriptional regulator; this translates as MKLLENIKEDINLYAEVISQVIGIDVEVMGKNFKRLIGTGLLKDKIDQNMYQDSYVYRNVLQSGELCIITNPREDEICRTCPSKEICKETLEISTPIFFNDDIIGVIGLICFTEQQKNNFLSKKDLYINFIKQISLSITSRLHQENEKIIAKSNNELLLNIIDRIPDSIIITNEDKKIEMINKSGLTLLKNIDSNLRIKINNETQMSDKKEFSLEYNNNTHEVIGDIIEINNNVDNFKTLYIFQESDKFRNYLQQINTNLSKNFIFSSPEMSLIYSKIYKVAKTTSTVFITGESGTGKEVVARLIHSNSDRNEKPFIAVNCGAIPESLIESEFFGYVKGAFTGANPNGKIGFFEQANGGTIFLDEIGDMPLSLQVKLLRVLQEKIICPIGSNNSKEIDIRVIAATNKDPEELVKENKFREDLYYRLNVFPIDIPPLRNRKKDIEELSKYFIRKYSKLFNRSNIKISDEVMEFFQSYNWPGNIRELKNVTEYIVNVIEEKDDEILLKHLPNKLFKTLNIVEDKTLAEIEKETIQNLLIKYGSSSKDKEKIAEILDIGIATLYRKIKLYNL